The genomic DNA ACACAGACGATAATTTGtaattaccaaaatattttaatcccATCAGTTAGAATAGGTAATTACGTTGGGATTGATCTCAATTAACACACACTTCACCACTAAACGAGTAAAATTTAACGACTAAAACCAAACATCACTTCCACGCGCTTTCAGTACGCGTGTCAACCAAATCTCTCCTCTTAAAAgccaaaataaaagagagagacttggcttcttcttcttcttcatcttctttggaACTCTTGGAGTAATTTATATCTCAAGAAGCTTCACAGTTCTTGAAAATGCTAGAACATTAGCGGTATAAAGCACAGATCTTTACCCCATTCAGAGTAAAAAAACGCGTTTCCTAAAAATGCGGTTGCGTTTTCCGATGAAATCCGCGGTTTTAGCGTTTGTCGTGTTCTTGTTGTTCATTCCACAGTTCTCCGTCGGGATACGGATGATTCCGGGGAGAATCTCCGCCGTGTCAGCCGCCGTGGGGaatggatttgattttggtcCGTTCGTAGAAGCTCCCGAGTACAGAAACGGCAAGGAGTGCGCGTCTCAATCGTCTAACAGAGAAAACTTCGTGTCGTCTTGCGACGCTTCGTTAGTTCACGTAGCTATGACGCTCGACTCAGAGTACTTACGTGGCTCAATCGCAGCCGTTCATTCAATGCTCCGCCACGCGTCGTGTCCAGAGAGCATATTCTTCCATCTCATCGCTGCCGAGTTTGACCCGGCGAGTCCACGCGTTTTGAGTCAACTCGTCCGATCTACGTTTCCCTCGCTAAACTTCAAAGTCTACATTTTTCGGGAAGACACGGTGATCAACCTCATTTCTTCTTCGATCCGACAAGCCCTTGAGAACCCGTTGAACTACGCTCGGAACTACCTCGGAGATATACTCGATCGATGCGTAGACCGAGTCATTTACCTCGACTCGGACATCATCGTCGTCGACGATATTACCAAGCTTTGGAACACGACTTTAACTGGGTCACGTGTCATCGGGGCTCCGGAGTATTGTCACGCTAACTTCACAAAGTACTTCACTTCAGGGTTCTGGTCGGACCCGGCTTTACCGGGGTTCTTCTCGGGTCGAAAGCCTTGTTATTTCAACACGGGTGTGATGGTGATGGATCTAGTTAGATGGAGAGAAGGTAACTACAGAGAAAAGCTTGAAACTTGGATGCaaatacagaagaagaagagaatctacGATTTGGGTTCGTTGCCTCCGTTTCTACTAGTCTTTGCAGGGAACGTTGAAGCAATTGATCATAGGTGGAACCAACATGGTTTAGGAGGAGACAATGTTAGAGGAAGCTGTAGGTCTTTGCATAAAGGTCCAGTGAGTTTGTTGCATTGGAGTGGTAAAGGTAAGCCATGGGTGAGGCTTGATGAGAAGAGACCTTGTCCGTTGGATCATCTATGGGAACCGTATGATTTATATGAGCATAAGATTGAGAGAGCTAAAGATCAGGCTTTGCTTGGGTTCTCTTCTTTGTCGGAGTTAACAGAAGATTCAAGCTTCTTGTGAAGAGTGTGTGTGTAAGTCAAAACAACattcttttacttgtttttttttttttgtagttttgggGTATCACAAATACATTGTtgagttgagacttgagagatattttttgttttgactgTTGATGGTGTAAAAAAATTGACGAGTGATAGACAGAGTTAGTAGAAGCCATTAATGAGGACTAGCTATAGgagaattctttttttgttgaaattgcaTTTTGTTATGTTAGCTACCCTT from Camelina sativa cultivar DH55 chromosome 7, Cs, whole genome shotgun sequence includes the following:
- the LOC104701652 gene encoding probable galacturonosyltransferase-like 9, which encodes MRLRFPMKSAVLAFVVFLLFIPQFSVGIRMIPGRISAVSAAVGNGFDFGPFVEAPEYRNGKECASQSSNRENFVSSCDASLVHVAMTLDSEYLRGSIAAVHSMLRHASCPESIFFHLIAAEFDPASPRVLSQLVRSTFPSLNFKVYIFREDTVINLISSSIRQALENPLNYARNYLGDILDRCVDRVIYLDSDIIVVDDITKLWNTTLTGSRVIGAPEYCHANFTKYFTSGFWSDPALPGFFSGRKPCYFNTGVMVMDLVRWREGNYREKLETWMQIQKKKRIYDLGSLPPFLLVFAGNVEAIDHRWNQHGLGGDNVRGSCRSLHKGPVSLLHWSGKGKPWVRLDEKRPCPLDHLWEPYDLYEHKIERAKDQALLGFSSLSELTEDSSFL